The Candidatus Omnitrophota bacterium nucleotide sequence ATCGGGTAATCGACGCCTCCCGGGTTTGCATCCAGTTCGGCGCGTACGATCGGCAAACCCGGCAATGGAACAATCAGACGATCTGGTGTGGGGCGGATGACTTGCGCAGTCTTTCCGCCGCCCTCGATCGGTTAAATGGATTGGAAGAGCCCCCCGAATCGGGGGATTCTTCCGCTTCAGACCGGTGACTTCTTTTTTGGAGCCAGGACTTATTTTCTTATGGCAACGCATGCAAATCCCACAGCCGCACATAACCATCCCGATCGGCTGTTGCGAGCGTAGAGTCATTGGCGGAAAAGGCCAGCAAGCGAATCCCCTCGATGGGCAAGCGATGCGATTGCATTATTTTTCGCTGTGACAAATTCCAGACGCTGACCGCGCCGCCGCGATCTCCGATCGCCAGCGCATCGTCTCCCATGACGGCGATATCCAGAACGGCGCCGCTGGGATTTTGAAGCCGGAAGAGCGGACGGCCATCGGTCA carries:
- a CDS encoding WD40 repeat domain-containing protein, which produces TDGRPLFRLQNPSGAVLDIAVMGDDALAIGDRGGAVSVWNLSQRKIMQSHRLPIEGIRLLAFSANDSTLATADRDGYVRLWDLHALP